The following are from one region of the Dermacentor albipictus isolate Rhodes 1998 colony chromosome 5, USDA_Dalb.pri_finalv2, whole genome shotgun sequence genome:
- the papi gene encoding tudor and KH domain-containing protein, translating into MDSKLKTIALWAGLGAGVTMSSILLYLLLKPEEEYEVKRRKVETTKHCVVKVTVPKEVVGGVIGRQGANIKRIQEKTNTKISFDNQGTSEECDRIAVIRGAPSDVQEAEELLKACIVEQSNVITETVFVPAKSCGRIIGRNGETVRHMCRVSSAKILVDRAGSDDRERSNNLKTVSITGTREQIRMAITMIDEKLAEEEAYQQKMALASAGRAALYRNRPMAIKASATPLSKDEKEPEYVQDELVATSADGYIEVYISAMESPSSFWVQLVGSQSINLDKLVEDMTNYYSHVPNQQSHALTSAAVGDIVASRFAQDSCWYRARIVTIEENDYSQDETTIKVHYVDFGETGRYKTKELCTLHDDYRYLPLQAIECSLAGVQPRDGTQWTEEASDLFEMLSHAAQWKVMMAKVVSKAKREDGFPGFKYSVELVDTNNKDDVSVAAELISQGHAVQAV; encoded by the exons ATGGACTCTAAACTAAAGACAATAGCACTATGGGCTGGCTTAGGGGCGGGCGTGACGATGTCGTCGATCCTACTTTACCTACTGCTGAAACCGGAGGAAGAGTACGAAGTAAAACGTCGGAAAGTGGAAACAACGAAACATTGCGTCGTAAAGGTTACTGTCCCCAAGGAGGTGGTTGGAGGGGTGATTGGACGACAAGGCGCCAACATAAAACGAATCCAGGAAAAGACAAACACGAAGATCAGCTTCGACAACCAAG GTACTAGTGAAGAGTGCGACAGGATTGCTGTTATTCGTGGCGCGCCAAGCGACGTGCAAGAGGCAGAGGAGCTGCTCAAGGCTTGCATAGTGGAGCAGTCAAATGTAATTACCGAGACCGTGTTCGTGCCTGCGAAGTCTTGTGGCCGCATAATTGGAAGGAATGGAGAAACTGTTCG ACACATGTGCCGAGTCTCCTCGGCTAAGATCCTTGTGGACCGGGCGGGCAGTGATGACCGTGAGCGCAGCAACAACCTCAAAACAGTCAGTATCACAGGCACCCGTGAGCAGATCCGCATGGCCATCACCATGATCGACGAAAAGCTGGCCGAAGAAGAGGCCTACCAGCAGAAGATGGCGCTCGCATCAGCAGGGCGGGCGGCACTCTACCGTAACCGTCCCATGGCCATCAAGGCTAGCGCAACACCGCTGTCGAAG GATGAGAAGGAGCCGGAGTACGTCCAGGATGAATTGGTCGCCACTTCAGCTGACGGCTACATCGAAGTCTACATTTCAGCAATGGAGAGCCCTAGCTCCTTCTGGGTACAGCTTGTTGGGTCACAGTCCATTAACTTGGACAAGCTAGTTGAAGACATGACGAACTACTACTCCCACGTGCCGAACCAGCAGAGTCATGCGCTCACCTCAGCTGCCGTCGGTGATATTGTCGCATCCCGCTTTGCACAGGACAGCTGCTGGTACCGTGCCCGCATTGTCACGATTGAGGAGAACGACTACTCGCAGGATGAAACCACGATCAAAGTCCACTACGTTGACTTTGGTGAGACCGGCCGGTACAAGACCAAAGAGCTCTGCACGCTTCACGATGATTACCGGTACCTCCCGCTGCAGGCCATTGAATGTTCATTAGCAGGCGTCCAGCCACGCGATGGAACCCAATGGACCGAGGAGGCCTCGGACCTGTTCGAGATGCTGTCGCATGCCGCACAGTGGAAAGTGATGATGGCCAAAGTCGTGAGCAAGGCCAAGAGAGAAGATGGCTTTCCTGGATTCAAGTACTCGGTCGAGCTCGTCGACACCAATAATAAGGACGACGTGAGTGTGGCTGCAGAACTGATTTCCCAGGGACACGCAGTGCAAGCTGTCTGA